The following coding sequences lie in one Cannabis sativa cultivar Pink pepper isolate KNU-18-1 chromosome 5, ASM2916894v1, whole genome shotgun sequence genomic window:
- the LOC133037662 gene encoding uncharacterized protein LOC133037662: protein MKHLCHSIKILINMIRGDCIEFSKPWVDLNHVFMPLCLQGGISLAHWFLVVLGIDERIIYIYDSFYKANDEAIKNYVRNYCKVLPFILEHLGFHQKRKQYAVGHEEFKLVWIDAPHQGNQTDCGVYLIKFVELLMMGESHFRSSQNNVEDMRRKMAIEFWDHACIKLIDDCKTPSVQICKYDQ, encoded by the exons ATGAAGCATCTGTGCCATTCAATAAAAATCTTGATTAATATGATTAGAGGAGATTGTATAGAGTTTTCGAAGCCATGGGTGGATCTTAATCATGTTTTTATGCCATTGTGTCTTCAAGGAGGTATTTCTTTAGCTCATTGGTTCCTAGTTGTTTTAGGAATAGATGAAAGAATTATCTATATCTATGACTCATTTTATAAGGCCAATGATGAAgctataaaaaattatgtaagaAACTACTGCAAAGTTCTTCCATTCATTCTTGAGCATTTGGGATTTCATCAAAAACGTAAACAATATGCTGTTGGTCATGAAGAATTCAAGTTAGTTTGGATTGATGCTCCTCACCAAGGAAACCA AACTGATTGTGGCGTTTACCTCATCAAATTTGTTGAATTATTGATGATGGGGGAGTCTCACTTCCGTAGTAGCCAAAACAATGTTGAAGACATGAGAAGAAAAATGGCCATAGAATTTTGGGACCATGCATGCATcaaattgattgatgattgtaagACTCCATCAGTTCAAATATGCAAATATGATCAGTGA